The following are encoded in a window of Dehalococcoidales bacterium genomic DNA:
- a CDS encoding type II secretion system protein: MEIMSIEAKIGRILNIRIARGIFSRGESGIALLETLVALAILGIISVAFLSGLTTTSQAAIISDRRATAESLAQSQMESVKNAACAYVPEATQYTPTQIPDDVSYTGFSAAIVAEAIESPDDGVQKITVTITRFGEDIYVLQGYKVDR; this comes from the coding sequence ATGGAAATCATGAGCATTGAAGCGAAGATAGGACGAATCCTCAACATAAGGATAGCCCGGGGCATTTTCTCCCGTGGCGAGTCAGGGATCGCTCTCCTTGAGACGCTGGTGGCCCTGGCTATTCTTGGCATAATCTCCGTGGCCTTTCTCAGCGGACTGACCACCACCTCGCAGGCAGCCATTATCTCCGACAGGAGAGCCACCGCAGAGAGCCTGGCACAGAGTCAGATGGAGTCCGTGAAAAACGCTGCCTGCGCTTATGTTCCCGAGGCAACGCAGTACACGCCGACCCAGATACCTGATGACGTGAGCTATACCGGGTTCTCGGCGGCAATCGTCGCGGAAGCCATTGAATCCCCCGACGACGGTGTTCAGAAGATAACGGTCACCATCACGCGGTTCGGAGAGGACATCTACGTTCTACAGGGGTACAAGGTGGACCGATGA
- a CDS encoding type II secretion system protein, with translation MRKGEKGFTVIELVIACAIAAVLGSVITMSVFQTIRSVGGSESHLVTVHQLRIASDWIGRDVHTAENVVVDNLEYPNFLVLTWTEQDYIGDDTVYHAVTYFFEGLTEGIGALKRNHSSSTGTDNNLLVAQSLYYDPDDPGSTSNTSYLDSVLTVKLCAVLGDSTETRTYNYVPRPDFQP, from the coding sequence ATGAGAAAGGGCGAAAAGGGTTTTACGGTTATTGAGCTGGTTATAGCTTGTGCCATTGCCGCCGTGCTGGGCAGTGTCATCACCATGTCTGTCTTCCAGACCATCAGAAGTGTCGGGGGCAGCGAGTCCCATCTGGTAACCGTTCACCAGCTACGGATCGCCAGTGACTGGATTGGCCGTGACGTCCATACCGCGGAGAACGTGGTTGTCGATAACCTGGAATACCCCAACTTCCTGGTGCTGACATGGACAGAACAGGACTATATAGGCGACGACACGGTTTACCATGCCGTGACTTACTTCTTTGAGGGTCTCACCGAAGGTATCGGGGCACTAAAACGGAATCACTCCAGCAGCACCGGTACCGATAATAACCTTCTCGTGGCCCAATCACTGTACTATGACCCGGACGACCCGGGCAGCACCAGCAACACCAGCTACCTGGATTCGGTGCTGACGGTGAAACTATGTGCCGTCCTCGGTGATTCCACCGAGACCCGGACATACAACTATGTACCGCGTCCGGACTTTCAACCATAG
- the pilM gene encoding pilus assembly protein PilM gives MARKTVTLYIDDRSIRLMQTAGKNAQIWASASLEPGLIEDGVVIDEDKVASRIIRLLADSSIKTKKIILGLSGLRSLTLAMDLPQIPDNLLAEAVLRECARLLPVPLEELYVSWVTLPSPKKKRIRAFAAAIPRNTTDNMLKVLHRAGLTPYMMDIKPLALVRLANETSAVIVDVQAREYDIAIIRDGVPQPIRSIPLPAEGLSWQEKLSMLRDDLVRTMEFYDSNNLENLIAPEMPVHVSGELADEPEACEALSAELGRPVLPLLFPFRYPHELHQNHYAVNAGLALKVVSPGGKLTSSIAKLDTLPPAYIPKSFSLTRVLMLTGAGIACSIIILLAVLTQIGSSNISEARTQLETMTTDLEQKMEQRRELTLALKRTESDLSAFVAALESLDTHRETYNEVLQVTTGLLPGGVAFREINHDGDTVTLEVDTLVETPVLDYGRSLQRNDLFSEVTVPDMKRLHSGTMRFMLILKVEN, from the coding sequence ATGGCCAGGAAAACAGTTACTCTATACATCGATGATAGAAGCATCCGGCTGATGCAGACCGCTGGCAAGAACGCCCAGATATGGGCCTCCGCCTCTCTGGAACCAGGCCTGATAGAAGATGGCGTTGTTATCGACGAGGATAAAGTCGCCTCCAGGATAATACGTCTTCTTGCAGATAGTAGTATAAAAACGAAGAAGATCATCCTGGGTCTGAGCGGACTTCGTTCTCTGACCCTGGCCATGGACCTCCCCCAGATACCGGACAATCTACTGGCGGAAGCGGTATTGAGGGAGTGTGCCAGGCTGCTGCCGGTACCACTCGAGGAGCTTTACGTTTCCTGGGTAACACTACCTTCTCCAAAAAAGAAGAGGATACGTGCCTTCGCGGCAGCAATTCCACGCAATACCACCGATAATATGCTCAAAGTGCTCCACCGTGCCGGGCTGACTCCCTACATGATGGACATCAAACCGCTGGCACTGGTCAGACTGGCAAACGAGACTAGTGCGGTAATTGTCGATGTTCAGGCGAGAGAATATGACATCGCTATTATCAGGGACGGCGTACCGCAGCCCATCCGCAGCATTCCACTTCCTGCTGAAGGCCTGTCCTGGCAGGAGAAACTGTCAATGCTCCGGGACGACCTCGTCAGGACGATGGAATTCTATGATTCCAATAACCTGGAGAACCTCATTGCGCCCGAGATGCCGGTACACGTTTCCGGTGAACTGGCGGATGAGCCGGAGGCATGCGAGGCCCTGTCCGCCGAACTGGGACGCCCGGTCCTGCCCCTGCTGTTTCCCTTCAGATATCCACATGAGCTGCACCAGAACCACTATGCAGTCAACGCCGGTCTGGCTCTCAAAGTGGTCTCCCCGGGAGGCAAGCTGACATCGTCCATAGCGAAACTGGACACGCTGCCCCCTGCCTATATACCGAAGTCATTTTCCCTTACCAGGGTACTGATGTTGACGGGCGCAGGAATCGCCTGCAGCATAATAATACTCCTTGCGGTCCTCACCCAGATAGGTTCATCTAATATCAGCGAAGCCCGCACCCAACTGGAGACGATGACGACAGACCTTGAGCAGAAAATGGAGCAACGGCGGGAGCTCACCCTGGCCCTGAAAAGGACAGAGTCCGACCTTAGTGCTTTTGTCGCCGCTCTGGAATCACTTGATACGCATCGGGAAACCTACAATGAGGTCCTGCAGGTGACAACCGGACTCCTGCCGGGGGGCGTAGCTTTCCGTGAAATTAACCACGATGGCGACACGGTAACGCTTGAGGTCGATACTCTCGTCGAGACCCCCGTGCTGGACTACGGTAGAAGCCTGCAGAGAAACGACCTGTTCTCTGAAGTCACCGTACCTGATATGAAAAGGCTGCACTCCGGTACGATGCGTTTCATGTTGATTCTGAAGGTAGAGAACTAG
- a CDS encoding PilT/PilU family type 4a pilus ATPase yields the protein MDILSLLQLAKSEGASDLHLVVASPPVLRIDGSLQPVADMSPLTAEDTDHAFEQITSEEDRADFHRALELDIGYTCPNVGRVRCNAARQQGTTSLVIRLLPETIPDIKELGLPGVCRELVRRPRGLVVVSGPTGSGKSSTLAAMINHLNHHSGRRIVTIEDPIEYIYPNIKCTITQRQIGTDTTSFAEALKHALRQDPDIILVGEMRDFETASAALTIADTGHLILTTGHAPSAPQAVERIIDLFPNEERHLAQARLSSLLVGVLCQALVPRNNDSGRVPAVEIMLANSAVKNLIREGKTYQLPNLIRTNTREGMQMLDQALVNLYLKKHISRESVFAFCNEPEQVEKLVGSSP from the coding sequence ATGGATATTCTATCCCTGCTTCAACTTGCCAAATCAGAAGGAGCGTCCGACCTGCACCTTGTAGTCGCCTCCCCGCCGGTACTACGCATCGACGGGTCTCTTCAACCGGTGGCCGATATGTCACCGCTGACTGCCGAGGACACAGACCACGCCTTTGAGCAGATAACCTCGGAAGAGGATAGGGCGGACTTCCATCGTGCCCTGGAACTGGATATCGGCTACACCTGCCCCAATGTCGGCAGGGTACGCTGTAACGCTGCCAGGCAACAGGGGACAACCAGCCTGGTCATCCGCCTCCTGCCGGAGACCATACCGGACATTAAAGAACTGGGGCTACCCGGAGTATGCCGGGAACTGGTGCGGAGACCCCGGGGTCTGGTGGTGGTGAGCGGCCCCACCGGAAGCGGCAAGTCAAGCACTCTGGCGGCAATGATTAACCACCTGAACCACCACTCCGGCCGCCGGATAGTGACCATCGAAGACCCGATTGAATACATCTACCCCAACATCAAGTGCACCATAACCCAGCGCCAGATTGGCACGGATACGACGTCCTTTGCCGAGGCCCTCAAGCATGCCCTAAGGCAGGACCCCGACATTATCCTGGTGGGCGAGATGAGGGATTTCGAAACGGCATCGGCGGCGTTGACTATCGCTGATACCGGTCACCTTATCCTGACCACCGGTCACGCCCCCAGCGCCCCCCAGGCCGTGGAACGGATAATAGACCTGTTCCCTAATGAAGAACGCCATCTGGCCCAGGCAAGACTGTCATCTCTGCTTGTCGGTGTGCTCTGCCAGGCCCTGGTTCCCAGGAACAACGATTCCGGACGAGTACCCGCAGTAGAGATAATGCTGGCTAACTCGGCGGTCAAAAATCTTATCCGGGAAGGTAAGACCTACCAGCTACCCAACCTTATCCGCACGAACACCCGGGAGGGAATGCAGATGCTGGACCAGGCACTGGTGAACCTCTACCTGAAGAAGCATATCAGCCGGGAGAGCGTTTTTGCCTTCTGCAATGAGCCGGAACAGGTGGAGAAACTCGTCGGTTCTTCTCCCTAG